A window of Microbispora hainanensis genomic DNA:
GGCCACGCTGTACGCCCTGCTCCAGGGCAGGCCGCCCCGCTTCCCGGACAGCGGCGTGGTGAACATCGCGGCCATCATCGCGCTGCACCGGTTGCCCGTTCCCGACATTCCCGGCGTGCCCGCCGCGCTCACCGCCGTCCTGCGCCACGGCATGGAGACCGATCCGGCCCGGCGCATCCCGACGGCCGCCGCGCTGCGGGACGCGCTCGCCGCCCTGGCTCCGGACGGCTCCGCCTCGGGGGATCACCCGCATCTCGCCGCGTCCGGGAACCCGGGCGGCGGCCCGGGCTGGAGCGCTCCGACCGGGTCCGCCTCGTCTCCCGGACCACACCCCGGGGAGCGGCGACCCGGCGATACCCATGCCCCCTCCGCGCCGGGGCGCTCGATCACCGGCCCTGCCGGAGGCGTTCCCGCGCCCGGTCAGGACCTGCGCCGCGCGGCGACCTCGCCGAACGCGGCCCCGGGCCCGCGGACGGGAGGGCACCGGCCGTCCGAGCTGAGGCCGCTCGACCACCCGCCGCATCACCCGCCGCTCGGTCAAAGTCCGGTCGGCCACGGTCCGGTCGGTCACAGCCCGGTCGGTCACAGCCCGGTCGGTCACGGTCCACTCGGTCAGAGGCCGCCCGAGCACCGGCCTCTTGAGCAACGGCCACCCGGCCACCGGCCGCCGGGGCCCCGGCAAGGGTCCGCTCCCCCGCCTCCGCCGCGCACCGGCATGTCCCGGCAGTCGATCGTGTTCGCCGTGATCGCCGCCGTCTTCGCCCTGCTGCTCACGGCGGGGATCGCGGCGCTGACGCTGGGAGACGGCGGCCCGGAGGTGCAGACCCCGTCCTTCCCCGGTTACACGTCCGGCCTCGGCGCCGCCCACACGGGACCAGGCCGTACGGGCGCCCTCTCCTGACCGCCACCCTCCAGAAGCCCGGCCATGTGTGAGAGGGCATCAGGCCGACCCGGCGGCAGGCGGGCGGCAGCGTCAGGCCGAAACCGTCCTCAAGCGGCGGGCAGCGCGCGACGGCACCAAGTGCACGACCCCATCAGACAAAGGCCGCCGCATCAGGCGGATGGTGGCGTGTCAGGCTGACGGCGGCTCCGGAGGCTTGCGCGTCCGCCTCGGCCTCGGCGCGGCGCCCTGCTCCTGGCGCGGCCCGCCGGTCACCTCCGCACCGCGCGCTCCCGCGCCACTCGTCGCCGCGCCCTTCGCTTCCGCGCCCGCTTTCGCCGTCCTTCGCGGCATCGCGGCCTTCACCTGCTCAGCGGCCTTCGCCTGCTCGGCGGCCTTCCCCGGCTTCACGGCCTTGCTCGGCTCCATGAGCTTGCTCCGCTTCGCGGGTTTTCCCTGCTCCGCCGGCTTGCTCGGTGCTGCGGTCTTTCCCTGCTCGGCGGGCTTGCCGGCCTTGGCAGGCTTGGCCGGCTTCGCGGGCCTTACCTGCTTCGCGGGCTTGCTCGGCTCCGCCGTACCCGGCTCGCGCTGGGCCGCCAGCGTGCCGTACTCGGCGAGCGAGTCGCGCAGGTAGTCGATGAGGTCCCACACGTCGGGCACCATGTCGCGGTCGGTGACGATCCCGAAGCCGAGCTTGCCGTCGTAGGAGAAGACCGTGATGTTGATCCCCCCGCTGACGTCCGTGATCACCGACATCGGGTAGAGCGCGGTGACCCGCGCCCCGCACACGTAGAGCGGCGTCTGGGGCCCAGGCACGTTGGAGATCAGCAGGTTCATGGCGGGAGCCGTACGCGAGGCGATCCGGAAGGCGGACCTGGCCGCCAGCGCGTTGAGCGCGGCCGGCATCGCCTGGCTGAACTCCAGGAGCCAGGCCGCCGGAGCCGCAGCGAGACGTTCCTTCAGCAGACGCATCGACCGGTTCACCGACAGCAGGCGTTCGCCCGGATCGGCCACGTCGGTCGGCAGGGTGGTCATGGTCAGCATGACCTCGTTGGCGATCGTGCCGTTGCCTGCCTGTCCCCGGGTGGAGACCGGGATCCCGGCGACGAGCGGCTGACGGGGCAGCTCGTCGCGCTTGGCCAGCCAGCGCCGCATCGCCGTGGCGCACATCGCCATGACGACGTCGTTCACCGTGACGCCGAAGGCGTTCTTGATCCGCTTGACCTCGTCGAGGGGCAACTGCCCGAAGGCGAACCGGCGATGCCGCGAGATCGGCCCGGAGAACGGCGTGCGCGGCACCACCATGCGGGGCAGCTCGGGCAGGGGCTCGGCGTCCCCGCCGCCGATGCGCCGGACGAACCGCGAGAGCAGCCCCACCCCCGGAAGCTGCGCCACGAACGGCACCTCGTCAAGCCTCGGCATCGCCTCGGCGACGAAACGCAGCAGGGCGAACGGGTTGTCGATCACCCGCCCGATGCCCCTGATCACCATTTCCATCGCGTCGGGGGCAGGCTCCGGCTCGGCCACGGTCTCCGGGCCGGGTACGGCGGACGGCTCGGGCTCGAAGTCCATCACGGCGGCCAGCACCTCGGCCCCGGTGACCCCGTCGACGGCGGCGTGGTGGACCTTCGTGTAGATCGCCACCCGGCCCCCGGCCAGGCCGTGGATCAGGTAGATCTCCCACAACGGCCGTCCCCGGTCGAGCCGCGACCCGTGCAGCCGGGCGACCTGCTCGGCGAGCTTGTGGTCGTCGCCCGGAGGAGGCAGGGCGAGCTCCCGCACGTGGTAGTCGAAGTCGACCTCGCTGTCCTCCGCCCAGTAGGGGTGGTCGAGCCCGAAGGGCACCTCGACCAGCCGTCTGCGCAGCGGCGGCGCGAGATGGAGCCGGCGCTTGAGCAGCCCCACCAGGTCCTCGCGGGTCAGCGCGCCGCCGGGCCTGCCTGAGGGGTCGAGAATCGTGAGCGCCGCGATGTGCGCGAGGTTGGTGCCCGTCTCGAAGTTGAGGAACTGCGCGTCGAAGGCGCTGACTTGCTGTGCCATGCCTACTCACCTGCCCCGAAACGCCGGGGTCGGACCGCCGGGAAAGCGGGTGTCTCCCATGGTCAGTTCCGGTGGTCAGTTCCGGTGGTCAGTGCCGGTGGTCGGCGTCGGGCTGGGCGGGGTCGGCCGGATGCTCGTGCCCCGGTGTGAGCACGACCGAGTCAGCGTGGCGTGCGTCGAGCCACCGGGCGAAGGCCCGCTCCCCGCTCTCCTGCGCCAGCTCCGCGCGGATCCGCTCCCGCACGGCCGCGTACGGCTCCCGCCGCGCCGCCTCGATCCGCTCGACCACCAGAGTCCAGGGGCCGCCGGGGCCCTCCACGGGCCCGACCGTCTCACCGTGGCGGGCGGCGAAGACCGCGTCCTCGATCGGCCCGGTGATCTCCCCGCGCCGGACCGGCCCGAACGGACGGACCCAGCGCGTCTCGGGAGTCGTGAAACGGTCGAGGTTGCGCCGGTAGTAGTCGCGCACCTCGTCCTCGGCCGGTTCGTGGCCCTCGGCGAGCACCCGGCACACCGCGCGCGCCGCCGGTGACACGGCCAGCACCGCCGCCGCGACTCCTCCGGTGCGCAGCGCGCCCGCGAGCGTCAGCACGGCCTCGGGCGCGACGGCGGTCCCGCCCGACGACGGGCCCGGTGGGCAGAGCCCCGGCGCCGGGAGAGGCCTCGGCGTTGGGAGGGGGTTCTCCGGGCCGACGTGGTCTGGCACCAGGCCAAGGCGGGCCGCCTCCTGCTCGCACAGCGCCTCGGCCACCATGACCTGCACCAACCAGCGGCGCAGGTTGCGGCCCTCGGCGGTCTCCGGGCGCGGCAGCCGGGACGCGAGCGGGCCGCCGCGCACCAGGCGCAGCCGCCGGTCCACCTCGGCGACCGTGATCACCCGGTCCCCCGCCGTCGCCGCGACCGCGCCGTCCATCGCGAGAACGCCGTCCGGTGAGAGGACGCCCACGGTCACGCGCGCCGCTCCCGGCGTCTCCGCGACGTGGCCGTCCACCGGCCGGCCCCGGGCGGAACCGGCCACCACGCCGCCGGCCAGGGAAGCGTCCAGGTTGTTCACCGGCGAACGTCGGGTGGAACCGATCGCCGCGCCGCCGGTCAAAGGAGCGTCCGGGCCAGTCACGGCTCGACCTCGACCTCGATGGTGTCGGTGTAGTGCAGCCACCCGGCGCAGGCGACCTTCACCAGCGCCCACCAGCGGCCCGGGCGAGCGCCGGGCGGCACGCGTACCGGGAAGCACACCTCCGCCTCGCCCTCGGGCGGCACGACGGCCCCGCCGTTCCACTCGGGGAACATCTCGAACGTCTGCCACGGGCTGACGAGCTGTGCCTGTGCGGCCACCGGCGAGCGTGCTTCCGACCGCAGCCGCACCACGACCTCGGCCCGGTCTCCGGGCCGCAGCCGCAGATGCGGCGGGTGGCCGAGGCCCTCCAGGGACACCTCCAGCCCCGGTGACCGCCGCCCGCCCTCCCCCGGCCTGACCACGTGCAGCCGGGTCACGTCCTCGTACGCCTGGCCTCCGAACTCGATGCGCGCGGCGAGCACGTGGAGACCGATCTCGGCGTCGGCGGGCGGCGTGAGCCGGACCGGCACGGTGGCGTGCCCTCCGGGAGGCAGCACGTACGGCCGGACGGCGGGCGTCACCGACCAGCCGTCGGGGGCGGTGAGCGTGACCACGCCCTCCGCCCGGTCCTCCGTGAGGCCGGAGGCGATGGTCAGGGTCAGGTCCACCGACCCCGAGACGTCCAGGTCGGACGGGGACAGATGCACGGCGACCGGCAGGTCGCCCATCGGCGCGGGCCCGGTGTTGTTCAGCCAGTAACGCGTGTGGACCGGCTGGTGCGGCTCGATCTCCGGCACCACGGGCGCGTTCCCCCAGGCCGCCAACCGGCCACCGGCACTCCTGCCAGGACCGCTCGCCTCAGAGCCACCGGCCCGCAGCCCCGCCACATCCGCCGTCGCGACGCCCGCCTTAGGACCGTTCACCCTGGGACCGGTCGCCCGATCCCCTGCCACGTCCCCGGACGGCACGGGACGGAGCGGAGCGACGAGCGTGACGATCTCCATGCCGTCGAGCGTGCCGGGGGCGTCACCGGTGACGTTCTCCAGGAGATCTGCCCGCCGCCACGGCGCCGTTCCCCCGGAACCCGTGTCCAGGGGCAGCGTCGTGGCGATCGACAGCGGGACGGTGCGGCCACCGGCCTCGCACACGCGGGCGGTCAGCGCGGTCACCGGGCCGGGCGTACGGCCGGACGCGATCGGGTTGCCCGCCGCCTTGAGCGCGGTGAGGACCAGGCCGGGCCCGGTCTCCAGGAACGACCGCGACTCGCCCGCCGGCCCGTCCCGGCCCACGGTCGCCGCCAGCGGGTGGTTGACGTCGTGGCCGAGCCGTACGAGATCGGCCGCGCGCCAGTCGCCCGGCCCGGCCACCAGGGAGCACTCGAACGCGTGGGGCCAGTGCTGGAGCTGGAAGCCGGAGCCGTCGGGAGCGGTGCGGCGCGGCGGGTCGATCCACACGCCGGACGGCCAGCCGGTGCACGACCGCATAAGTGACACGTGCATCGCCCCCGAGGGATCGATGGCGAAACCCGGGAGGCCCCGGTTGATCAGCCCGATCGTGAAGTCGTCGAGTGAGGCGTCGGCCGGCTCGGCGTCCGTCACCACCTCCACGGCCGCGTCGGCGAGGTCCTCGATCAGCTCCCCCACCGCGCCCTCGCCGCAGACCACGAGCACCGGAAGGTCACGGAGGCCGGTGAGGTCCGCGCCCGGCACCCAGACCTTCTCCAGCGGCTCGTCGGCGGGCACCCACAGGCGGGCCCGTCCCTCGGCGGCGAGACGGGCGCGCAGCTCCGCCGCCTCCGTGTCGTCCAGCAGCGCCGCGACGAACGGGTTCTCGTCGGGCGTGCCGACCGCGATGCGTACGTCGGGCAGGTTGGAGTCCACGGCCAGGTTGCCGTACCGGGTGCCGGGCCCGGTGGAGCACGTCGAGGTCACGCCCTGCCGTACGAGGGCGACGGCGAGGTCTCTCAGGTCGGCGGCGTCGGCGTCGCGCGGCGCGATGATCTCGGCGACGCCGACGGCCCGCGCGCCGAGGGGCCGCCCGGCGGGCGAGCGCAGCACGACGCGGGCGGTGGACGACAGCGCGAACCAGTTGTGCGCGGGGTTGTCCAGCGTCCACGGGTGCTCCGCGGAGTCCACGTCGATGAGGCCGAAGCCGCGGCCGACGACGGCGCCCGCAACCTCGCTGACCGGCAGCGCCCCCGGCGCCCGCACCGGCCAGCGCAGCCGCAGCAGCACGTCGGAGCCGTGGAACTCGTCCACGTGGGTGGTGAGGTCCACCCGCGGCAGCCCGTCCCAGAGCGTGATCTCCTGCGTGTAGGCCACCGGGCCGACCTTGCCGGTGACGACGATCCGACGGCCCGCCGGGCACTCGGCGACGTGGACCTCCGCAGGGGCGGCGGCCGAGCCCGTCACCCCGCCGCTCGGCACCAGGTGCCAGGGGCCCTCGCCGAAGCGGGGGTGCGCCGGGTGCTCGTCGTAGACGAGCAGTTCGTTGCCCACCCGGTCCTGCTGCAGCAGCTCGCGGCCCTCGACCATCAGGCTCGTCACCGTCCCGCCGCGCTCGGGGTCGGCCTCCACCGCGTGGGTGGCGTTCGCGATCCGGGTCCCCTCGCGTACGGCCCAGCCGATCCGCGCGGGCTCGCGGGTGGGCACCAGCCGGAACGTGCGATATCCGAGCGCGGGCACGTCGTCGGCGACGAAGACCGCGTCCACGGCCGCGAGGCTGCCGTCGAGGTGCCGCTCGGGGTGCTCCAGCAGCACTCCCCGCGTGGGCGGGTCGAGCGCGACGCCGTACGAGCCGGGCTCGGGCAGCGTCAGCCGCACGCGGACGAGGTCGGTCCTGGGCCAGGAGGAGGGGTTCCAGACGGCGACGCCGGTCAGCCCCTCGCCGAGGCGGCGCAGCGACGCGTCGAGCACCTTCCCGCCCAGGTCGTACGCCTCCCGCCAGCCCGTCATCAGATGCAGATAGACCTGGTCGGACTCCGAGCCGGTGATGCCGTCGTGGTGCGCGCCGTACGCGATCTGCCGCCAGGCCTTGTCGAGCGCGGCATGCGGGTAGGGCGCGCCGAGGGTCGCGGTGGCGATCGCGGCGAACTTCTCGGCGTCGGCGAGCCGCGTCTCGGCGTGCCGCTGCGCCTGCTTGGTGTCGATGTACGACACGTCCTTGCCGGTGTAGATCGGGTTCATGTCCCGCGTCTGCGGCGTCAGGCGGACGCCCTCGGCCCGTACGGCGGCGAAGAACTCCCTGGGCAGGCCGCAGACGAACCGGGGCGAGACGTAGCGCCGGTTCCAGTCACGCTGGATCTCCATGACCCATTTGTTGGGCGGGGTGTAGTCGGTGCCGACGGGCAGCAGCACGTTGCGGGTGGCGGCGACCTTCTTGAGCAGCGTGAACAGCTCGTAGACCGCGGCCTCGGCCTGCTCCAGGGCCGGCGCGGAGTCCATCCACCATCCGGCGCTGTAGTGGGCCGGCATGTAGTGCGTGGTGACCCCGCGTCCCGACGGCGACACCCACTCGAACTCCGAGGGGAACTGCATCACCGAGGGGTCGCCCCAGCCGCCGCCGACGAGCATCGGGCCCCACTGGTGGTAGGGCCCGCGCGCCCACGAGCTGGAGGTCAGGCCCGCCTCGGCGGCCAGCCCGGGAAACTGCGGGTCGTGCCCGAACGCGTCGAGCTGCCAGGCCGTCGCCGGGTCGCCGCCGAGCACGTCGCGCTGGAAGCCGATGCCATGGACGAGGTTGCGGATCGTCGCCTCGGGCCCGGTCAGGTTGGTGTTCGGCTCGTTGTACGTGCCGCCCATGATCTCCACCCGGCCCTCCGCGAGCAGGCGGCGCAGATAGGCCCGGTCTTCGGGGTGGGCGTTCCAGTAGGGCTTGAGGTAGTCGACCTCCGCGAGCACGAACGTGTAGCCGGGCTCCCTCCTGGCGGTGTCCAGGTGGAGCCGTACGAGATCGAACCCCGCGTGCTGGAACTCCTGCCGGTTCGCCTGCGCCGCGCCGCCCGCGTGGTCCCAGGTGGCGGTGTAGGCGGCCTGGGTGTTCCACCAGACCGGGTCGTAGTGGAAGTGGGGGATCATCCAGACCGTCCACCCGGGCTCGGCGACGAGCAGCTCCCCCTCGGCCGTGCACCTTTCCCGCCCCGCGCCGGCCCGTACGGTGATCGGGACGCGCGCGCCCGGAACCGCTGCGGGCGCGGTGACCCGCACCGGCACCTCCACGACCGTGTCCGGGGGACGCCCGTCCGGGGCGCGTCCGTCCGGGGCGCGTCCGTCCGGGGCGCGTCCGTCCGGGGCGCGTCCGTCCGGGGCGCGTCCGTCGACTGTGCGCTCGCCGCGCACCCCGGGGCCGGTGACCTCCACCACCAGGGGCACGCCGTCCGGCACCTCGCCGAGGACGACCCGGACCACCTGGCACGGGACGTCATCTCCGGTGGCCGGGTGGACGAACAGTTCGGTGGACTCGACGGCGGTGACGCGCATGCGCACCCCTAACTGCGGCCGACCGCGGCGGCCGCGTGGGGGGACAGGTGACGGTCGAGACATCCCCCGCCCGCGCCGCCCTCACGCCTGTGATCTTCCGCGCGGAGGGGCGGCCGTACGGCGTCAGCCGGTGAGGCGGGCCGCGGTGTCCGCGATGAGCCGGGACGCGCCCTTGGTGACGGGCTCGCCGTGGCCGAAGCAGGCGATCTCGACGTCGAGGGCCGCCTGCCGTACGAGCGAGGCGACGGCGGCGGGCGGGTCGGCGTTGAACACACCGAGGATGACCTGGCCGTCGGGGGCGCGGGCGATGGTGTCGCCGGTGAACAGCACTCCCTGCTCCGGCAGGTGCAGCGCGAGGCTGCCCGGAGTGTGACCGGGCACGGCGAGCACGCGCGCGCCACCGCCGAAGCCGAGCGTGTCGCCGTCGTCCAGTTCGCGGTCGACGCGCACGGGCGGCGCGGGCACGTGCGGCATGTCCGCGTGCACGTGGTCCCACAACTCCTGCTCCCAGCCGGACAGGATCGGCGCGGGTCCGGCCGCCTCGCCCCGGACGAACGGCGCGTCGTCGCGGTGGGCGCACACGGTGACGTCGCCCCAGGCGGCGATGTCGGCCGCCGAGCCGGTGTGGTCCTCGTGGAAGTGCGTCAGCACCAGGCGCCGTACGTCGGACGGCGCGTGCCCGAGCGTACGGACGGCGTCCGCGATGAGCGGCGCGGAGCCGGGAACCCCGGAGTCGATCAGGGTCAGCCCGTCGGGGTCGCGCCACAGGTAGACGTGCCCCACGGGAAACCGCAGGAAGTACAGGCTGGGGAGCAGTTCGACCAGATCCATGGGACGACGCTACGGCCGCCCCGCGGACCACCGGCGCGATCTTCGCCGGCAGCGGATCCGCTGAAGGCGCAAGCCCGGCGTGGAACGTGAAACTTTCCTCGCCCGCGGCTGGTGGCGAGTGTCCGGAAGTCACGTCGATTGACCCGAATTCCCGGCGATTCCTACCGTCAGCGGGACCACAAGGAGGACGTGATGACATCCCGGCTGACACCCGTCTGGATTCCCGCGCTCGTGGCGCTGCTCGCCGTGGCGCTCGGCGCCGTCTTCGTCGGCGGTCGCGAGGCCGCGCGGGCGGCGAACGCCCCCTACCAGGATCCGAGCCTTCCGGTGGCGACGCGGGTGGACGACCTGCTGTCGCGGATGTCGCTCGACGACAAGGTCGGGCAGATGACCCAGGCCGACCGGTCGGCCCTGACGACGATCTCCGACGTGGCGGCGTACCGGCTGGGCTCGATCCTGTCCGGCGGCGGCTCGGCTCCCTCCTCGAACACCCCGTCGTCGTGGGCCGACATGTACGACAACTTCCAGCGGCAGGCGCTGTCGACCCCGCTCGGCATTCCGATGATCTACGGCATCGACGCCGTGCACGGGCACAACAACGTGGCCGGCGCGACGATCTTCCCGCACAACATCGGGCTCGGCGCGACCCGCGACCCCGGCCTGGTGGAGCGGATCGGGCGGGCGACGGCCGAGGAGGTGTCCGGCACCGGCATCGACTGGACCTTCGCGCCCTGCCTGTGCGTGGCCCGCAACGACCGCTGGGGCCGTACGTACGAGTCCTTCAGCGAGGACCCGCAGCTCGTCACGCAGATGACGACGATCGTGGACGGCTTCCAGAACGCCGGGAACGCCTCCATCCTCGCCACCGCCAAGCACTACGTGGGCGACGGCGGCACCACGGGCGGCCGGGACCAGGGCAACACCGAGCTGAGCGAGGCCGACCTGCGGGCCATCCACCTGCCGCCGTTCAAGGCCGCCGTGGAGCGCGGGGTGGGCTCGGTGATGGTGTCCTACAGCTCCTGGAACGGCGTGCGGATGCACGGCAACAGATACCTGATCACCGACGTGCTGAAGGGCGAGCTGGGCTTCACGGGCTTCGTGGTCTCCGACTGGGCGGGCATCGACCAGCTCGACGGGCAGTCCGGCTTCACCGCGAACGAGATCACCACGGCGGTCAACGCGGGCATCGACATGGTGATGGTGCCGACCGACTACAAGAGGTTCATCTCCCTGCTGAGGCAGGAGGTGCAGGCGGGCCGGATCCCGATGTCGCGGATCGACGACGCCAACCGCCGCATCCTGACCAAGAAGTTCGAGCTCGGGCTGTTCGAGAAGCCGCTGACCGACCGCTCCTACACCTCCACGATCGGCAGCTCGGCGCACCGCGCCCTGGCCCGCGAGGCCGTACGCGAGTCGCTGGTGCTGCTCAAGAACGCGGGCAACGTGCTGCCGCTGAGCAAGAGCGGCGGCAAGATCTTCGTGGCGGGCAAGAGCGCCGACGACATCGGCAACCAGAGCGGCGGCTGGACGATCAGCTGGCAGGGCTCGTCAGGCAACATCACCACCGGCACCACGATCCTGCAGGGCATCCGCGACGCCGTCGGCTCCGGCACCCAGATCACCTACAACCGCGACGGCAGCGGCATCGACTCCTCCTACCGCGCGGCGATCGCCGTCGTCGGCGAGACGCCGTACGCCGAGGGCCAGGGCGACCGCACGGGCTCGATGGGCCTGGACTCGACCGATCTGGCCACGCTGCAGCGGCTCAAGGCGTCCGGCGTGCCGCTGGTCGTGGTGCTCGTGTCCGGGCGGCCGATGGACATCGCCGGCCAGCTCGACCAGTGGAACGCCCTGGTCGCGGCCTGGCTGCCGGGCACCGAGGGACGTGGCGTGGCCGACGTGCTGTTCGGCGACTACGCCCCGACCGGGAAGCTGCCGATGACGTGGCCGCGCAGCGCCGACCAGGAGCCGATCAACGTCGGTGACGGCAAGCAGGGGCTGTTCGAGTATGGCTTCGGGCTGACCTACACGGGCGCCAGCCCGTCGCCGTCTCCCTCCCCGTCGCCTTCCCCCTCACCTTCGCCGTCTCCGTCGCCGTCTCCGTCGCCGTCCCCGTCCCCGTCCCAGTCCCCGTCCCCGTCCCCGTCACGGTCGCCCAGCCCGTCGCCCAGCGCCAGCCCGTCGGCATCGGCGGGCGGCTGCGTGGTGACGTACAAGCCGAACGACTGGGGCAGCGGGTTCACCGCGGACGTGACGATCACCAACAGGTCGTCGAGCCCGGTCAACGGCTGGCGGCTCCAGTGGACGTACGCCGGCAACCAGAGGATCACCAACTCCTGGAACTCGACGATCACGCAGTCGGGCCAGCAGGTCACCGCGACGAACGCCGACTGGAACGGAACCATCGGCGCGAACGGCGGCACGGCGAACTTCGGCTTCCAGGGGACCTACAGCGGCTCCAACCCCGCCCCCGCCGCCTTCACCCTGAACGGGACGGCCTGCGCGACCGGATGATCCACGCGCCGCGGGGGGCGGGGACCGAGCCTGCGGGCTCGTAGCGCGCCGGTTCAGAGCGTCCGTGCTCGAAAGCGTCCGTGCTCGAAGCGCTGACTCAGATCGTCTGGCTCAGATCGTCTGGGTCAGCGCAACCCCCGCCCCCGCGGTGAACAACACGATGCCCACCGCGAGGAAGATGCCGCCGAGGAGCATGCCGTTCCCCGCCGCGCTGTCGATGCGGATCCGCGTCGGCCTGGCCGGGTCGTACAGCACCGTGACCTCCTGGCCCGGCCGCGCGGGCGGCGGGTTGCTCCCGAAGGAGGTCTCGGCCTCGACCTGCTGGCCGTAGATCGTCGTGAACCGGATGGCCGGGTAGTAGACGGTGCCGTCGGTGGCCCTGCTCGCCCGCAGCCCGACGACCAGGCCGCTGGCGCGCTGCGCCCGGCGGCGGAACTCCCGCGCGTTCCTGGTGATGGCGCCGCCGATGAGGCCGAAGACGAGCCCGAGGCCCGCGAGGATCAATGTGGTGAGAGCGGTTTGTGACACGATCGGACCTTAGGGCCCGGCGCTTGCGATCCGCTTGCATCGTTCCCGAACCGCGACGATCGTACGGGACGGGTCAGGGGCGCATCCGCATGAGCGTCTCGGCCACGTCGACGACCGGCTCGCCGAGGTCGAACCGGCTGAACAGGTGGATCTGCTCGCCGGCGTCGATCTCCAGCAGCTCGAACGTCAGGCCGTAACGGCGGTGGGAGTCCACCCGGATGCGGTCCACGTCGTTCCAGGAGATGCGTTCCCGCCCGGACAGCCCGGTGACGACCAGCCCGTCCTCCCCCGCCGCGAGCCGTACCGGCGCGACCAGGTCCCGGCCGGTCAGCAGGCCGAAACCCAGGGTCGCGACGCCCGCGAGGAAGAGCTGCGCGCCGTCGCCGACGAGCGCCAGCACACCGCACAGCACCATGCCGGTGCCCTTCAGCGCAACGATCCCGCGCGGCACCCGCCATTCGTGCCGCGGCTCCTCAACTCCCGCCATCGGGGCAGCGTAACGAATGCGAGGACCTCTCGCGGCTCCTTTCCCGGCCGCCTGCGCCGTGCGGCGGCCCGGCCGCCGGCCGCACGCGCCGTGGGCCCGGTCGATCCCCGAAAGGCCCTCGATCCACCGGACTCTCGCAGACCGCCGTGATGCGGATCGACCGCGCGAACGCCGCGGCCACGATGCTGCGCGACGGCCACGATCGGCGCGTTCTTCGGGGGGGCTCGGCTGTTTCGCCAGGCCCACCTCGCACGTTCGCTACGTCGCTGCATAGGGCGCACCGCGCGCGAACTGCGGGAGGGCGGCCAAGCCTCGATGTCGTTTCCGTACAAGACCCGCCCCGGGCCGGGAAGCTAGCGTCTGCGTGCCGGTCAGCCCTGGCCGGCTGTCCGCCACCCGATTTCCGGGGGAAGAATCGTGCTGCTCAGCGTCAACACCTTCATCAGCCTCGACGGCGTCATGCAAGGGCCGGGAGCCCCGGACGAGGACCGCTCCGACGGCTTCGACCGCGGCGGGTGGCTCGTTCCGCACGCCTCGGCGCACACCAACGAGGTTGTCGAGAGCTGGTTCCGTGAGGCCGACGCCTTCCTCTTCGGCCGCACGAGCTTCAATCTGCTCGGTGGGTATTGGCCGAAGGTCACCGAACCGAACAATCTGATCGCCATCAAGCTCAACACGCTGCCGAAGTATGTCGTCAGCTCGACGCTGACCGACGAGGAAGCCGACTGGAGCCCGGCGACCGTCCTGCGCGGTGAACTGGTCGACGAGGTACGCCGGCTCAAGGAGCTTCCCGGAAGGGAACTCCAGGTTCACGGAAGCTGGAAGCTGGTGCAGACGCTGCATCAGGCGGGACTCGTCGACCTCTACCGGCTGCTCCAGTACCCAGTCGTCGTCGGGGCGGGGAAGCGCCTGTTCCCGGACGGATCGACGCCCGCGACGTTCACGACCGTGGACGAGAACTCTCGCG
This region includes:
- a CDS encoding glycoside hydrolase family 3 N-terminal domain-containing protein yields the protein MTSRLTPVWIPALVALLAVALGAVFVGGREAARAANAPYQDPSLPVATRVDDLLSRMSLDDKVGQMTQADRSALTTISDVAAYRLGSILSGGGSAPSSNTPSSWADMYDNFQRQALSTPLGIPMIYGIDAVHGHNNVAGATIFPHNIGLGATRDPGLVERIGRATAEEVSGTGIDWTFAPCLCVARNDRWGRTYESFSEDPQLVTQMTTIVDGFQNAGNASILATAKHYVGDGGTTGGRDQGNTELSEADLRAIHLPPFKAAVERGVGSVMVSYSSWNGVRMHGNRYLITDVLKGELGFTGFVVSDWAGIDQLDGQSGFTANEITTAVNAGIDMVMVPTDYKRFISLLRQEVQAGRIPMSRIDDANRRILTKKFELGLFEKPLTDRSYTSTIGSSAHRALAREAVRESLVLLKNAGNVLPLSKSGGKIFVAGKSADDIGNQSGGWTISWQGSSGNITTGTTILQGIRDAVGSGTQITYNRDGSGIDSSYRAAIAVVGETPYAEGQGDRTGSMGLDSTDLATLQRLKASGVPLVVVLVSGRPMDIAGQLDQWNALVAAWLPGTEGRGVADVLFGDYAPTGKLPMTWPRSADQEPINVGDGKQGLFEYGFGLTYTGASPSPSPSPSPSPSPSPSPSPSPSPSPSPSQSPSPSPSRSPSPSPSASPSASAGGCVVTYKPNDWGSGFTADVTITNRSSSPVNGWRLQWTYAGNQRITNSWNSTITQSGQQVTATNADWNGTIGANGGTANFGFQGTYSGSNPAPAAFTLNGTACATG
- a CDS encoding DUF3592 domain-containing protein encodes the protein MSQTALTTLILAGLGLVFGLIGGAITRNAREFRRRAQRASGLVVGLRASRATDGTVYYPAIRFTTIYGQQVEAETSFGSNPPPARPGQEVTVLYDPARPTRIRIDSAAGNGMLLGGIFLAVGIVLFTAGAGVALTQTI
- a CDS encoding PH domain-containing protein, yielding MAGVEEPRHEWRVPRGIVALKGTGMVLCGVLALVGDGAQLFLAGVATLGFGLLTGRDLVAPVRLAAGEDGLVVTGLSGRERISWNDVDRIRVDSHRRYGLTFELLEIDAGEQIHLFSRFDLGEPVVDVAETLMRMRP
- a CDS encoding dihydrofolate reductase family protein yields the protein MLLSVNTFISLDGVMQGPGAPDEDRSDGFDRGGWLVPHASAHTNEVVESWFREADAFLFGRTSFNLLGGYWPKVTEPNNLIAIKLNTLPKYVVSSTLTDEEADWSPATVLRGELVDEVRRLKELPGRELQVHGSWKLVQTLHQAGLVDLYRLLQYPVVVGAGKRLFPDGSTPATFTTVDENSRVLPGGVVSLTLTPASLGAISAGAYTVDEGRSATVLG